From Verrucomicrobia bacterium S94, the proteins below share one genomic window:
- a CDS encoding methyltransferase domain-containing protein → MKHTACPNCGKTDLEEFFTIPNAPTQSLVTIKNREEALAIPRKDIVLTFCNSCGFIFNGEFDTTIDYYTQGYEDQQGFSPTFVKFITEVTNRVIERYDIRNKQVIEIGCGKGDFIRLLSKLGNNRGVGIDPAYVPGRGEEVEGVSFIKEFYSDKHGDLQADLITCRHTMEHIHDTQGFMETVRSSIKEADPVLFFEVPSIVRILDIQAFWDIFYEHCSYFSPGSFARLFRQTGFEVLDMYLEYDKQYLFIEAKPADGVSEKIHPLEESIEELKEKTKYFVDQINIQLSEWRERLAGFKAEGKKVVVWGGGSKSVGFLTQFADLDVIEHVCDINPHMQGNYIPGIGKQYVGPDFLTEYKPDVVIVMNSVYMDEIQKDLADRGLHPQMLGL, encoded by the coding sequence ATGAAACATACGGCGTGTCCCAACTGCGGGAAGACGGATCTGGAGGAATTTTTTACGATTCCGAATGCACCGACGCAGAGTCTGGTAACCATTAAAAACCGCGAAGAGGCACTGGCGATTCCCCGCAAAGATATTGTACTGACTTTCTGCAATTCCTGCGGGTTTATTTTTAATGGCGAGTTTGACACCACGATTGATTATTACACGCAGGGGTATGAAGATCAGCAGGGGTTTTCGCCGACGTTTGTGAAATTCATTACCGAGGTTACGAACCGGGTTATTGAACGCTACGATATCCGCAACAAACAGGTTATAGAGATCGGTTGCGGAAAAGGGGATTTTATCCGGTTGCTGAGCAAGCTCGGAAATAACCGGGGTGTCGGGATTGATCCGGCCTACGTTCCGGGGCGCGGGGAAGAGGTTGAAGGCGTCAGTTTTATCAAGGAATTCTATTCCGATAAACATGGCGATCTCCAGGCCGACCTTATTACATGCCGCCATACCATGGAGCATATACATGATACCCAGGGGTTCATGGAAACTGTGCGTTCATCGATCAAAGAAGCCGATCCGGTTCTGTTTTTCGAGGTGCCGAGTATTGTGCGTATTCTTGATATTCAGGCGTTCTGGGACATTTTTTACGAACACTGCAGCTATTTCAGTCCGGGGTCATTTGCCCGGCTGTTTCGTCAGACGGGATTCGAGGTGCTCGATATGTATCTTGAATACGATAAGCAGTATCTGTTTATCGAAGCGAAGCCGGCGGATGGCGTTTCAGAAAAGATCCATCCGTTGGAGGAGTCCATCGAAGAACTGAAGGAAAAGACAAAATATTTTGTCGACCAGATCAATATTCAGCTGAGTGAATGGCGGGAACGGCTTGCCGGTTTTAAAGCGGAAGGGAAAAAAGTGGTGGTCTGGGGCGGCGGCTCTAAATCCGTTGGATTCCTTACACAGTTTGCCGATCTCGATGTAATTGAGCATGTCTGTGATATCAATCCGCATATGCAGGGGAATTATATTCCGGGTATTGGAAAGCAGTATGTCGGCCC
- a CDS encoding SDR family oxidoreductase, producing MKIIVVGNLGYIGPSVAEQFRSSFPDAELIGFDIGYFAHSLSNAAYSPETLLNKQIYGDVRVFPEELLAGVDAVVDLAAISNDPMGNEFEEVTMDVNYRAAVRLAEMSKRAGVKHFVYASSCSMYGAASEYPKKEDDELNPLTAYARSKVAAERELEPLAGDGFTVTCLRFATACGFTSRLRLDLVLNDFVAGALVNKEIGILSDGTPWRPMINTKDMARAFEWGAIRQPENGGAFLAVNTGSNEWNNQIKPLADAVAVQIPEARVSTNPDAPPDKRSYRVNFDLFKKLAPDHQPQCDLESTIRELKDNLEAMNFNDPDFRTSQFIRLRVLARHMEQGRLNKNLEWIR from the coding sequence ATGAAAATCATAGTTGTTGGTAATCTGGGCTATATCGGTCCGAGTGTGGCGGAGCAGTTTCGATCGAGTTTCCCGGATGCTGAACTGATCGGTTTTGATATTGGATATTTTGCGCACAGTCTGAGCAACGCGGCCTATTCTCCAGAAACCCTGCTGAACAAGCAGATTTACGGTGATGTCCGTGTGTTTCCGGAAGAGCTGCTGGCCGGTGTTGATGCCGTGGTCGATCTGGCCGCCATTTCAAATGATCCCATGGGCAACGAGTTTGAAGAGGTTACCATGGATGTGAACTATCGTGCCGCTGTCCGCCTTGCGGAAATGAGCAAACGGGCCGGTGTAAAACATTTTGTGTATGCCTCGAGCTGCAGTATGTACGGCGCGGCGAGTGAATATCCGAAGAAGGAGGATGATGAACTCAATCCTCTGACGGCCTATGCGCGCTCTAAAGTGGCGGCGGAAAGGGAGCTTGAGCCGCTGGCGGGCGACGGTTTTACGGTCACCTGTCTACGTTTTGCGACCGCCTGCGGTTTCACGAGTCGGCTGCGGCTGGATCTGGTACTCAATGATTTTGTGGCCGGTGCGCTGGTCAACAAAGAGATCGGTATTCTGAGCGACGGTACACCCTGGCGCCCGATGATCAATACCAAGGATATGGCGCGGGCGTTTGAATGGGGGGCCATCCGTCAACCGGAAAACGGTGGTGCCTTTCTGGCGGTGAATACCGGGTCCAATGAATGGAATAATCAGATTAAACCGCTGGCCGATGCCGTGGCCGTGCAGATTCCCGAGGCCAGAGTCAGCACCAATCCGGATGCGCCGCCGGACAAACGTTCGTATCGCGTAAATTTTGATCTGTTCAAAAAGCTGGCTCCCGATCATCAGCCGCAGTGCGATCTGGAAAGCACAATTCGTGAACTGAAGGATAATCTGGAGGCCATGAATTTTAATGATCCGGATTTCAGGACCTCGCAGTTTATCCGCCTCCGGGTACTTGCGCGTCATATGGAGCAGGGGCGGCTGAATAAAAATCTGGAGTGGATTCGATGA
- a CDS encoding alpha/beta fold hydrolase, translated as MATLTQASTVSDLAKIIGGEKSSTDVEGCRSLKCIQSGHKGKAPLFMVHGGAGNTLIFKDLARNLGAEWPVYAFQWSGWDGLPGETSIESMASVYVEELLSVADDGPFYLGGHCIGGLIALEMGRLLKSRGIAFKEPLLITDSPNIRSRKYLPRNRNRRRFDTMRTKLLEKKITDCEVDSLSDAHSGSGLKGWIKDSRLYAYVRNLRTEKRIMAMHEQAGKGKPVPVDSRAFYSGQMMHLALRAYKGRKYEGAVLYFRSGCHGDRMHLSGWWDDVFLGFEELCSGRFTGYVIGGGHDEILSRPELEGLLKDVWET; from the coding sequence TTGGCGACGCTGACGCAGGCTTCTACGGTAAGCGATCTTGCCAAAATCATTGGTGGAGAAAAAAGTTCTACGGATGTGGAAGGATGCCGCTCGCTGAAGTGTATTCAGTCCGGCCACAAGGGAAAGGCCCCTCTGTTTATGGTTCATGGAGGAGCCGGTAACACGCTCATTTTTAAGGATCTGGCCCGGAATCTGGGTGCAGAATGGCCGGTTTATGCTTTTCAGTGGTCGGGATGGGACGGCCTGCCCGGAGAGACATCGATCGAATCTATGGCCTCGGTTTACGTCGAGGAGCTGTTAAGCGTGGCTGATGATGGGCCTTTTTATCTGGGCGGGCATTGCATCGGAGGATTAATTGCTCTTGAGATGGGGCGTCTGCTGAAATCCAGAGGTATTGCGTTTAAGGAGCCGCTGTTGATTACTGATTCGCCGAACATCCGTTCCCGGAAATATCTTCCGCGGAACAGGAATAGACGGCGGTTTGATACAATGCGGACAAAACTGCTGGAGAAAAAGATTACGGATTGCGAGGTGGATTCGCTTTCCGATGCTCACTCTGGCAGTGGACTGAAGGGATGGATCAAAGATTCCCGACTGTACGCTTATGTACGAAATCTGCGCACGGAAAAAAGAATCATGGCTATGCACGAACAGGCCGGAAAGGGAAAGCCGGTTCCTGTGGATTCACGTGCATTTTACAGTGGTCAGATGATGCATTTGGCGTTGAGAGCCTATAAAGGCAGAAAATATGAGGGAGCCGTGCTCTATTTCCGATCGGGCTGCCATGGGGATAGAATGCATCTTTCAGGCTGGTGGGATGATGTGTTTCTCGGATTCGAGGAACTATGTTCCGGACGTTTTACCGGATATGTCATCGGTGGTGGTCATGATGAGATTCTGTCACGACCGGAGTTGGAAGGTTTGCTGAAGGACGTGTGGGAGACCTAG